One genomic segment of Helianthus annuus cultivar XRQ/B chromosome 14, HanXRQr2.0-SUNRISE, whole genome shotgun sequence includes these proteins:
- the LOC110904562 gene encoding uncharacterized protein LOC110904562, which produces MVARRARCWGDGEGGTLQRGAVWGYGSGPRRAPPYLPVLLESKSLSPFVAVEIVKMMEVDTSSQANGIMTMGVNNKNTRFIEKQPLEGPVPRNEAKKKPEGNESSTPVFINHGAIAWNEGRRRWVGDQSQKPRRMPKDPIISWSATYEDLLSTSNRFSEPIPLSEMVDFLVDIWHMEGLFE; this is translated from the exons atggtgGCCCGTCGTGCTCGTTGCTGGGGAGACGGAGAAGGCGGGACGCTCCAAAGGGGGGCAGTGTGGGGGTACGGCTCCGGGCCTCGCCGGGCGCCCCCATACCTTCCAGTACTCTTAGAATCCAAATCTCTTTCCCCTTTTGTTGCGGTCGAAATTG TGAAAATGATGGAAGTCGACACAAGTTCACAAGCTAACGGTATCATGACTATGGGTGTCAACaacaaaaatacaagatttattgAGAAGCAACCACTAGAGGGCCCGGTGCCAAGAAATGAAGCAAAAAAGAAGCCAGAAGGCAATGAAAGTAGCACCCCTGTATTTATAAATCATG GTGCAATAGCTTGGAATGAAGGTAGAAGACGATGGGTCGGAGATCAATCTCAAAAACCAAGACGAATGCCAAAAGATCCAATTATAAG CTGGTCAGCAACTTATGAAGACCTGCTATCAACAAGCAACAGATTCTCTGAGCCGATTCCTTTATCA GAGATGGTAGATTTCCTAGTTGATATCTGGCATATGGAAGGTTTGTTCGAGTAG
- the LOC110904561 gene encoding serine carboxypeptidase-like, producing MENNNMMYLLSLFLLLLVPTALTTTLTLDNLSSPSTLAKQMIRDFNLFPERSINIVEDEDDHVLRSSSGEKKLVEKRFKFPNFVDLDGVSVDDLGHHAGYYPIEHSHAARMFYFFFESRGRKTDPVVIWLTGGPGCSSELALFYENGPFKIAKNSSLVWNEYGWDQASNLLFVDQPTGTGFSYSSDKRDIRHNEQGVSDDLYDFLQAFFKAHPEFAKNDFYITGESYAGHYIPAFAARVQAGNKAKEGIHINLKGFAIGNGLTDPLVQYKAYTDYALDMGIIKDSDHKNINKRLPVCETAIKLCGTDGTVACMAAYLACNTIFSSIKSIAGNINHYDIRKQCEGSLCYDFSDMENLLSKKSVKEALGVGDMDFVSCSPVVYQAMIMDWMRNLEAGIPHLLEDGVKLLVYAGEYDLICNWLGNSRWVHAMEWSGQKQFGAAPDVPFEVDGSEAGLFKTHGPLSFLKVHDAGHMVPMDQPKAALSMLKRWTRGSLSESGAEAESVVSSM from the exons ATGGAGAACAACAACATGATGTATCTTCTCTccctctttcttcttcttcttgttccGACTGCTTTAACAACTACTCTTACTCTAGACAACCTTAGTTCCCCATCAACTCTAGCAAAGCAGATGATCAGAGACTTCAATTTGTTTCCGGAACGATCCATCAACatcgtggaagacgaagacgatCATGTTCTACGATCTTCATCTGGAGAGAAGAAGCTAGTTGAAAAGCGGTTTAAGTTTCCCAACTTTGTCGATTTGGATGGAGTCTCTGTTGATGATTTGGGTCATCATGCTGGGTATTATCCGATCGAACACTCTCATGCCGCTCG GATGTTTTACTTTTTCTTCGAGTCGAGGGGCCGCAAAACAGATCCTGTTGTGATCTGGTTGACTGGAGGGCCTGGATGCAGCAGTGAGCTTGCACTGTTTTATGAAAATGGTCCTTTTAAAATTGCAAAGAACTCTTCTCTTGTCTGGAATGAGTATGGATGGGATCAG GCATCCAACCTATTGTTTGTTGACCAACCTACTGGAACCGGCTTTAGTTACAGCTCGGATAAAAGAGACATTCGCCACAATGAACAGGGCGTGAGTGACGACTTATACGACTTCTTGCAG GCCTTCTTCAAAGCGCATCCTGAATTTGCAAAAAATGACTTCTATATAACCGGAGAATCATATGCCGGACACTATATCCCTGCTTTTGCTGCTAGAGTCCAAGCAGGAAACAAAGCTAAGGAAGGAATCCACATAAACCTCAAG GGATTCGCCATCGGAAATGGACTCACAGATCCACTAGTTCAATACAAGGCGTATACCGATTATGCGCTGGATATGGGTATAATTAAGGACTCAGATCATAAAAACATTAACAAGAGACTACCAGTGTGCGAGACGGCTATTAAACTTTGCG GCACCGATGGAACAGTCGCTTGTATGGCTGCATACTTGGCTTGCAACACCATTTTTAGCTCAATCAAATCTATCGCTGGCAATATCAAT CACTATGACATTAGAAAGCAGTGTGAGGGCAGCCTATGCTACGACTTCTCAGACATGGAGAATCTCCTTAGCAAGAAATCCGTTAAAGAAGCTCTCGGAGTTGGAGATATGGATTTTGTTTCATGTAGCCCCGTTGTGTATCAGGCCATGATTATGGATTGGATGAGAAATCTCGAGGCTGGTATTCCTCACCTTCTAGAGGATGGGGTTAAGTTGCTTGTATATGCTGGAGAATATGATCTTATCTGCAACTGGCTCG GTAATTCAAGATGGGTTCATGCAATGGAATGGAGTGGTCAGAAACAGTTTGGTGCAGCTCCTGATGTTCCTTTTGAAGTTGATGGTTCTGAAGCTGGCTTGTTCAAAACCCACGGCCCGCTCAGTTTTCTCAAG GTTCATGATGCTGGACATATGGTTCCGATGGATCAACCGAAGGCAGCTCTAAGCATGTTAAAGAGGTGGACAAGGGGATCACTTTCTGAAAGTGGAGCTGAGGCCGAATCCGTTGTTTCTTCCATGTGA
- the LOC110907686 gene encoding uncharacterized mitochondrial protein AtMg00810-like has translation MSFFLGLQIRQDSKGILVHQGKYVDDILAKFKLQDAKPANTPIAERPAMTEDLEGEAVDATLYRSMIGSLMYLTANRPDIMFAVCQCARYQAAPKLSHLNAVQRIFRYLKGRPRLGLLYRKEYPFDLCAFSDSNFGGTGRDMKSTSAGCQFLGDRLISWQCKKQQTVSLLTAEVEYVAASAYCSQVIWIQH, from the coding sequence ATGAGTTTCTTTTTGGGTCTGCAGATTCGTCAAGATTCGAAAGGAATTCTCGTTCATCAGGGAAAATATGTCGATGACATCCTTGCAAAGTTCAAACTTCAAGATGCCAAACCTGCAAATACTCCTATAGCAGAAAGACCAGCGATGACTGAAGATCTGGAAGGGGAAGCTGTTGATGCTACACTGTACCGGTCGATGATTGGCTCGTTGATGTACTTGACAGCCAATagaccagatattatgtttgcTGTGTGTCAGTGTGCTCGTTATCAGGCTGCTCCTAAACTTTCTCATTTAAATGCTGTTCAGAGAATCTTTCGATATCTTAAGGGCAGGCCTCGGCTTGGACTTTTGTATCGAAAAGAATATCCATTTGATCTGTGTGCTTTttctgacagcaattttggaggtactggCAGGGACATGAAGTCTACGTCAGCTGGATGCCAGTTTCTGGGGGATCGCCTCATCtcctggcaatgcaagaagcaacaAACTGTCTCTCTGTTAACTGCAGAAGTGGAATATGTGGCCGCTTCAGCATACTGCTCGCAGGTTATCTGGATTCAACATTAG